From a region of the Leptospira kmetyi serovar Malaysia str. Bejo-Iso9 genome:
- a CDS encoding lysophospholipid acyltransferase family protein, translating into MKSKKRRTNENRKVNDKKYSAPDAEPGVHPGSSLRIRKILRWFGRIYGSLLYKTDLTGLENVPKEGSVLVLVKHQRNDDIPVGLAKGLYKARWDIWAIMKDSMAAPMFFDFFLKCGGIPLNRLEPRKSKRDLMFARKVLYNGNMLVIFPEQTTVPYKMGKGRPGAFRFIVGKPEAPLPVLCLGLDYRPGGFLRRTKLSIRIGELKYLNPNQDPEEFLHERMHEIASLTNMTYPYEFKKSKLESFEEPDTTAVETTA; encoded by the coding sequence ATGAAGTCCAAAAAACGCCGCACAAACGAAAATCGAAAAGTAAACGATAAAAAATATTCCGCACCCGACGCGGAGCCGGGAGTTCATCCGGGAAGTTCCCTGAGAATTCGAAAAATTCTCCGCTGGTTCGGAAGAATCTACGGAAGCCTTCTGTACAAAACGGATTTAACGGGTCTTGAAAACGTTCCTAAAGAAGGATCGGTTCTCGTGTTGGTCAAACACCAACGAAACGACGACATTCCCGTCGGACTCGCAAAAGGTTTATACAAAGCGCGTTGGGATATCTGGGCGATCATGAAGGATTCCATGGCGGCTCCGATGTTCTTCGACTTCTTTTTAAAATGCGGAGGAATTCCTCTCAACAGACTCGAACCGCGTAAAAGCAAACGGGATCTGATGTTCGCAAGAAAAGTATTATACAACGGTAATATGCTCGTGATCTTTCCCGAACAAACCACGGTTCCTTACAAGATGGGAAAAGGAAGACCGGGCGCGTTCCGTTTTATCGTGGGCAAACCCGAAGCCCCTCTTCCCGTTTTATGCCTGGGACTCGACTACAGACCGGGAGGATTTTTACGCAGAACCAAACTTTCGATCCGAATCGGAGAATTAAAATATCTGAATCCGAATCAGGACCCGGAAGAATTCCTACACGAACGTATGCACGAAATTGCAAGTCTCACCAATATGACCTATCCATACGAATTCAAAAAATCTAAATTAGAAAGTTTTGAAGAACCGGATACGACGGCGGTAGAAACCACCGCATGA
- a CDS encoding patatin-like phospholipase family protein — protein MRIPEAKGSKRALLVEGGGMKGAFAGGALHSLHTLVSPKHFDLVVAVSSGACSAAYYVTMPKPEPEKSLKTLAIWYFELAGRKLISPFHPFQGKTFLDQEYLVDDLFGQKYPLPAENFEKFGLPEFRVAVSNLQTRTIEYVRATSSNIFDLLKAATSLPIATRGKYKVDGRLYSDAAVLNPLPLEDLIEAGYTDITVVLNSPVERVSPPFSMLTSLLSFPKDWRMAKLMNRWHHHHFNVAREVALKPPKGVRIHTISPDDSLPVTLVTTNGSKLKETVDLGISKGEEIGKLLLKLFNKGKNGKKSVASSSNGTASAVRKAPVRKPAVRIASSKKKTSAKKKKSK, from the coding sequence ATGAGAATCCCCGAAGCAAAAGGAAGCAAACGCGCCCTTCTCGTCGAGGGCGGCGGCATGAAAGGAGCCTTTGCGGGAGGAGCATTACATTCTTTGCATACTCTCGTATCTCCGAAACATTTCGATCTGGTCGTCGCGGTTTCATCGGGGGCTTGTTCTGCGGCGTATTACGTTACGATGCCGAAACCGGAACCCGAAAAAAGTCTGAAAACTCTCGCGATCTGGTATTTCGAACTCGCTGGAAGAAAACTGATTTCGCCGTTTCATCCGTTTCAGGGAAAGACTTTTTTGGATCAGGAATATCTCGTCGACGATCTTTTCGGACAGAAGTATCCTCTTCCTGCGGAGAATTTCGAGAAGTTCGGTTTGCCCGAGTTTCGAGTCGCGGTCAGCAATCTGCAAACGAGAACGATCGAATATGTGCGCGCGACTTCTTCGAATATATTCGATCTTTTGAAAGCGGCGACCTCTCTTCCGATCGCGACCCGAGGCAAATATAAGGTCGACGGAAGATTGTATTCGGACGCTGCGGTATTGAATCCGCTTCCTCTCGAAGATCTGATCGAAGCGGGATATACGGACATCACGGTCGTATTAAATTCTCCCGTGGAAAGGGTTTCTCCTCCGTTCAGTATGTTGACCAGTCTTCTTTCCTTTCCGAAGGACTGGAGAATGGCGAAGCTCATGAACCGTTGGCATCATCATCATTTTAACGTAGCCCGCGAAGTCGCATTAAAACCTCCGAAGGGTGTGCGGATTCATACGATTTCACCGGACGATTCTTTACCCGTGACGCTTGTGACGACTAACGGTTCTAAGTTGAAGGAAACCGTGGATCTCGGAATCAGCAAAGGAGAGGAAATCGGAAAACTTCTTTTGAAACTTTTTAACAAGGGTAAGAATGGAAAGAAGTCCGTCGCGTCCTCCTCGAACGGAACCGCTTCCGCGGTTCGCAAAGCTCCGGTTCGAAAACCGGCAGTACGTATCGCGTCTTCCAAAAAGAAAACGAGCGCGAAGAAAAAAAAATCAAAGTAA